Sequence from the Paraburkholderia acidiphila genome:
GCGAGACGAGTCGGTGCTGCTTGGCGAAGCGCCACACGGGCGGCAGCATCCAGTACGAGATGATGTATGCAAGCGTGCCGTAAGCCAGAATGTAGTAGACGGGCGCGCCCTTGCCATAGGCGAAGCCACTGCCGCCGAGGAACGTGAAGGTCGTGTAGATTTCGCCCGCCATCAGCAGGAATACGAATGCGGTGCCGAAGCTGCGCCCGCCCACGGCCCACTGCTCGAGATTCATGTCGTGCCCGCGGCGGGCGCGCATGCCGAGATAGAGCGCGACGAGGGCCATCGCCGCGATGATGATGAGGGCGCTCATGACCGCACCTCCGCTTCCGCTTCGAGTGGAAGCCGGTTGGCCGGATCGAGCCGGTAGACGATCCCCATGATCGCCGCGGCCAGCACGACCCACATGACGATCCAGGCCAGCACGAGCGGCATGCCGAGCACGAGCGGCTCGGTGCGATTGACGAACGGCACCCCTAACAGGATGCCGATGAAGGGCAAGGCAGCGAGCAACCGCAGTGACATGGCAACTCCTCTTTTATATGAGAAG
This genomic interval carries:
- a CDS encoding DUF3311 domain-containing protein, encoding MSLRLLAALPFIGILLGVPFVNRTEPLVLGMPLVLAWIVMWVVLAAAIMGIVYRLDPANRLPLEAEAEVRS